In one window of Gossypium arboreum isolate Shixiya-1 chromosome 4, ASM2569848v2, whole genome shotgun sequence DNA:
- the LOC108471356 gene encoding sister chromatid cohesion 1 protein 1 has protein sequence MFYSRELLARKASLGQIWLLGTRQAKLDRRKANKLDIARLCEEILNPPVPIALRLSSILMGGVVILYEKKVMFLHDDANRFLVEIRNAWKVMNEPTLLPKRKEKAKRKSITLPENDETSMGFTNVGELEEEISMGFQQYNLNMVKFCDINSPISSFALPYGFSCSRDQLDQVDDYYITSDPMEDNATNDHHQADDNDITLFDLFQPNSNIHGQFERFEEADEGTQVNFTLDEHIQIPTTPIPSPSQKEPQRAGGTQERHPEHQLDQQFNKNKEARVNIQMLLILISLRNQDQQRQGSVKQRRKPKGIITDEEQTVISNHVYHSWLHDTSDIASRIRRKNSVCPGPASILSTFKIAKLMELPSTVIMDDMLLKGNQEISYPEPLLDLWKKCSQPLHDSPSGKLIDVIPYTVRTSQPQPQSQPQPQPHEPSSKERVQSNYPMDYPFEDLHSGVGSPSHAASIEVQRANVVNKVTPAGINQFVSPGNSGDAVRYTGSSVSGDGVPSGNLEVNIERVGSKKKNLQSTSKNSGSLDTVVEVFHEADTDYQLSRPKRKNLEPDHDFLVETQLTMETPADDPPDMMTENIKKHMKTHFETPGAPQVESLQNLAAGLNKKGAAQLFYRTCVLASQGFLKVQQKVAFGDIFISKGAKM, from the exons ATGTTTTACTCTAGAGAGCTCCTTGCTCGCAAAGCTTCTCTTGGCCAAATATG gttGCTTGGGACTAGGCAAGCGAAGCTCGATCGAAGGAAAGCTAACAAGCTCGACATAGCTCGACTCTG CGAAGAGATTCTAAATCCTCCGGTCCCGATTGCTCTTCGACTCTCTAGCATTCTCATGG GTGGAGTTGTGATTCTCTATGAGAAAAAAGTGATGTTTCTTCATG ATGATGCTAATCGGTTTCTG GTTGAAATAAGGAACGCATGGAAGGTGATGAACGAGCCAACTCTACTcccgaaaagaaaagaaaaggccaA GAGAAAGTCCATTACACTACCAGAAAATGATGAAACCTCCATGGGATTCACTAATGTTGGAGAACTTGAAGAAGAAATCTCTATGGGGTTTCAGCAATACAATCTTAATATGGTGAAGTTTTGTGATATAAACTCTCCAATTTCCTCTTTTGCTCTGCCGTATGGTTTCTCTTGTTCGAGGGAT CAACTTGACCAAGTCGATGACTACTATATTACTAGTGATCCCATGGAGGATAATGCAACCAATGACCACCATCAAG CTGATGACAATGACATCACCTTATTTGATTTGTTTCAGCCTAATTCCAATATTCATGGTCAATTTGAAAG ATTTGAAGAAGCTGATGAGGGAACACAAGTAAACTTCACTTTAGATGAGCATATCCAGATACCAACTACTCCTATTCCATCTCCATCCCAAAAAGAGCCTCAAAGAG CTGGGGGAACCCAAGAGCGGCATCCGGAGCACCAGTTAGATCaacaatttaataaaaacaaagaagcCAGG GTTAACATACAAATGTTGCTAATCTTAATCTCCTTGAGAAACCAGGATCAACAGAGGCAGGGGTCAGTAAAACAAAGAAGAAAGCCCAAAGGAATTATCACAGATGAGGAACAAACTGTTATTTCTAACCATGTTTATCACTCCTGGCTTCATGATACTTCAGATATTGCATCCAGAATTCGAAGGAAGAATAGTGTATGCCCT GGGCCCGCAAGTATTCTGTCTACTTTTAAGATAGCTAAGCTCATGGAGCTCCCATCTACTGTGATAATGGATGATATGCTTTTGAAAGGAAACCAAGAAATCTCTTACCCGGAACCACTTTTAGACCTGTGGAAGAAATGCAGCCAACCTCTTCATGACTCACCCTCTG GGAAGTTAATCGATGTTATACCGTACACAGTGAGAACCTCACAACCACAGCCACAGTCACAACCACAACCACAACCTCATGAACCATCTTCTAAGGAGAGAGTACAGTCTAATTATCCAATGGATTAT CCTTTCGAAGATCTCCACAGTGGAGTTGGTTCTCCATCTCATGCTGCTTCAATAGAGGTACAGCGAGCAAATGTGGTAAATAAGGTGACGCCAGCCGGAATAAATCAGTTTGTCTCCCCAGGAAACTCTG GAGATGCAGTAAGATACACGGGTAGCTCAGTGTCCGGAGATGGAGTCCCCTCAGGTAACTTAGAAGTAAATATCGAGAGGGTTGGGTCCAAGAAGAAGAACCTGCAATCAACTTCGAAAAACAGTGGCAGTCTTGACACAGTGGTTGAAGTGTTCCATGAAGCTGATACTGATTACCAGTTATCAAGGCCGAAAAGGAAAAACTTGGAACCTGATCATG ATTTCTTGGTGGAAACTCAACTTACAATGGAAACTCCTGCGGATGATCCTCCTGACATGATGACTGAGAACATCAAGAA gcatatgaaaacacattttgaaACTCCAGGAGCTCCTCAAGTAGAATCTTTACAGAACTTAGCGGCCGGATTGAACAAGAAAGGAGCAGCTCAGCTCTTCTATCGGACATGTG TCCTTGCTTCTCAAGGTTTCTTGAAAGTGCAACAAAAGGTGGCGTTTGGAGACATTTTCATCTCTAAAGGAGCAAAGATGTGA